A portion of the Oncorhynchus masou masou isolate Uvic2021 chromosome 11, UVic_Omas_1.1, whole genome shotgun sequence genome contains these proteins:
- the LOC135548558 gene encoding LOW QUALITY PROTEIN: nuclear receptor-interacting protein 1-like (The sequence of the model RefSeq protein was modified relative to this genomic sequence to represent the inferred CDS: inserted 3 bases in 2 codons) produces MTHGEEPGPETHTDSAVLTYLEGLLMHPVAAGPGATATRRSEAPHGHGNQMEQVNKAARPFQLPSHSPAIAAVQKAGNGNSPTLHHGASQNLKKARLLRSGPWNEPGAQRLXAPPVELNGQGGGGGGLQNGALEGSPHAGESTLLASLLQSFSSRLQSVAMSQQSTKPPSEHSPPTDPPPPADKEQLPCYGMASSRLKGLMRKTKLQNHSSTPYSRRGHSRGLSQERSCESPRSVQSSTPPTAPTVAAAATDAVSCAERLKAVANLVKIRSSPAPSPKPSVACSQLALLLSSEAHLQQYSREQALKAQLSGRSASERLAAMATQQTQDKRPPSTEDAPPTSATTTTLDVLSSLTSQNGTTTATLPQLALNSSSSQQSPSSLLPVHSXTTPNPPPLSLTPNTQTQPQTPTREKRGFDSRATRPPQTCSSLLLLLLNNHNNQKQLTKNGHLEDDCGVLPASRGSSVTSDSECSVQEKSLAKREESCSDAEISFSSCSPIDLSMRSRANTRAPETRPKATSSSTSASYSSSTAFSSNCSSAVFSSAPTVFSSSTTAFSSSSTVHSSSSTTFCSSSSSSLDKLTESLLNKWKPDPSGPKVTQVKKELEMSPDLKSQPKVTLMQLLLERRNNDKVNKIVVNPDLQHDATLSSLSRVPLKSLAPWEEVRIQSPLDRPSPALPMYSLSRDPSSTPSPFSYPSPYVQSSPLDLCKSKPFPVEKAATEPAFSASKLLQNLAQCGTASPSPPMVPSKVPSQDLEMGGGRPLALLERLNAPIQRNTTCTPLSNGPSGSGTPSFSRWGEVSPPASQIENLLERRTVLQLLLGAGSSSTSSVASATHRDWSGGRGSVETAAGGCYEKPPGTSVICDNSNGPTAADVKVKTEPGEEGLDLLSSAVCEDVTSQKRRGGGAGNNYRHNPFSEPQQDLKTEPRPTEVIAKYGLLSQLLKQQSATYYTSAAQLQTDHRPSPVHVKEEQRDYHHQGPSPVHVQEEQRDYHHQGPSPKKIRLCTELAESLNNGSPQRAVVDSGGSYSYSSLVHSLVHKQIQEEPDYHKALRGPKVEETPARSPSSEALLPRESRGFNVLKQLLLSDNCLKELSQHPRGGPSPSVLQANGKANGSVLNLNQPGYNHHNLLNLPTLPWHHPNPHNSLSSGPPTHLRPQPTTPPTGDSSQRSPWGRHTALPPHQDSPKRDPTPVKREPESPGRWAGRDREEEGSDSSPDSPRLTRSNPILYYMLQKGSAQLRREGRDQAEGTQGSVPGGVRVKEEPGTNSNDAYNHRLSSTTTSTQHSSLSPPYNNDKHSHKNYRLSDSSDKW; encoded by the exons ATGACTCATGGGGAGGAGCCTGGCCCTGAGACACACACGGATTCAGCTGTTCTAACTTATCTGGAAGGTTTACTGATGCATCCCGTGGCGGCTGGGCCTGGGGCCACGGCAACCCGGAGATCGGAGGCTCCCCACGGGCACGGCAACCAGATGGAACAGGTCAACAAGGCGGCCCGGCCCTTCCAGCTGCCCAGCCACAGCCCTGCTATTGCCGCTGTTCAGAAGGCTGGCAATGGGAACAGTCCCACACTGCACCATGGGGCCTCCCAGAACCTGAAGAAGGCCCGGCTGCTCCGCTCAGGGCCCTGGAACGAGCCTGGGGCCCAGAGGCT AGCTCCCCCTGTGGAGTTGAACggccagggaggaggaggaggcggccTGCAAAACGGGGCCCTGGAGGGCTCTCCTCACGCTGGGGAGAGCACACTGCTTGCCTCCCTGCTCCAGTCATTCAGCTCCAGACTGCAGAGTGTGGCCATGTCGCAGCAGTCCACCAAACCCCCCAGCGAGCACTCCCCACCCACCGATCCCCCTCCTCCTGCAGACAAGGAGCAGCTCCCCTGCTACGGAATGGCCTCCAGCCGCCTCAAGGGCCTGATGAGGAAGACCAAGCTGCAGAACCACAGCAGCACGCCTTACAGCCGGCGAGGCCACAGCCGCGGCCTCAGCCAGGAAAGGTCCTGTGAGTCCCCCCGCTCGGTGCAGAGCAGCACGCCTCCCACCGCCCccactgttgctgctgctgccactgatgCTGTGTCCTGTGCTGAACGGCTCAAAGCTGTGGCCAACCTGGTGAAGATCCGCTCCAGCCCTGCCCCCTCTCCCAAGCCCAGTGTGGCCTGCAGTCAGCTGGCCCTTCTGCTGTCCAGTGAGGCCCACCTGCAACAGTATTCCCGGGAGCAGGCCCTCAAGGCCCAGCTCTCTGGACGCTCGGCCAGCGAGAGGCTGGCCGCCATGGCAACGCAACAGACCCAGGACAAGAGACCGCCCAGCACAGAAGATGCTCCGCCCaccagcgccaccaccaccaccctagaCGTGCTAAGCTCCTTAACCTCCCAAAACGGGACAACGACAGCAACACTCCCCCAACTGGCACTAAACTCCAGCTCCAGCCAGCAGAGCCCCTCCTCTCTGCTGCCAGTCCACA TCACCACACCCAacccccctcctctgtccctcacCCCCAACACCCAGACCCAACCCCAAACCCCCACTAGGGAGAAACGGGGATTTGATTCGCGCGCCACCAGGCCCCCCCAGACCTGCAGCAGCCTGCTCCTGCTGCTcctcaacaaccacaacaaccagaAGCAGCTGACTAAGAACGGGCACCTTGAGGACGACTGCGGGGTCCTGCCTGCCAGCCGCGGCTCCTCAGTTACTTCTGACAGTGAGTGCTCTGTCCAGGAGAAAAGCCTggccaagagagaggagagctgcagtGATGCAGAgatctccttctccagctgctcTCCTATTGACCTCTCTATGAGGAGCAGGGCTAACACCAGAGCTCCAGAGACCAGGCCTAaagccacctcctcctccacgtctGCTTCTTACTCCTCTTCTACTGCTTTCTCCTCTAACTGTTCTTCTGCTGTTTTCTCCTCGGCCCCCACTGTCTTTTCCTCTTCCACTACcgctttctcttcctcctctactgttcactcctcttcctccaccacttTCTGTTCCTCCTCGTCCTCGTCCTTAGACAAACTTACTGAGTCCCTTCTAAACAAGTGGAAGCCGGATCCCTCCGGGCCGAAGGTCACCCAGGTTAAGAAGGAGCTTGAAATGAGCCCAGACCTTAAATCCCAGCCCAAGGTCACTCTCATGCAGCTCCTTCTGGAGCGCAGGAATAACGACAAGGTAAACAAAATTGTGGTTAATCCAGATTTGCAGCATGACGCAACTCTGTCCAGTCTGTCACGGGTCCCACTTAAATCACTGGCCCCCTGGGAGGAAGTCAGGATACAGAGCCCTCTGGACAGACCAAGCCCAGCCCTTCCCATGTACTCTCTCAGCCGAGACCCCAGCAGCACCCCATCCCCGTTCTCCTACCCCTCTCCCTATGTCCAGTCTAGCCCTCTGGATCTATGTAAGTCCAAACCCTTCCCTGTTGAGAAAGCTGCAACTGAGCCGGCGTTCAGCGCCAGCAAACTGTTACAGAACCTGGCCCAATGCGGCACCGCCTCACCCTCCCCGCCCATGGTTCCCAGCAAAGTACCCAGCCAGGATCTGGAGATGGGTGGTGGCAGGCCTCTGGCCCTGCTGGAGAGGCTCAACGCCCCTATCCAGAGGAACACAACATGTACCCCCCTCTCAAACGGGCCCTCAGGCAGTGGCACACCGTCGTTCAGCCGTTGGGGGGAAGTGTCGCCCCCAGCGTCCCAGATCGAGAATCTTCTAGAGCGTCGCACGGTGCTGCAGCTCCTGCTGGGTGCAggttcctcctctacctcctccgtGGCCTCAGCCACCCACAGAGACTGGTCTGGTGGGAGGGGCAGTGTGGAGACCGCGGCAGGGGGCTGCTATGAGAAGCCCCCTGGCACTTCTGTCATCTGTGACAACTCCAACGGGCCTACGGCAGCAGACGTCAAGGTCAAAACTGAACCGGGGGAGGAGGGCCTGGACCTGTTGTCCTCTGCTGTGTGTGAGGATGTGACGAGCCAAAAGAGAcggggaggaggagcagggaatAACTACAGGCATAACCCATTCTCTGAACCCCAGCAGGACCTAAAAACAGAGCCCCGGCCCACAGAAGTCATTGCTAAATATGGCCTCCTGAGCCAGCTCTTAAAACAGCAGAGCGCTACCTACTACACCAGCGCTGCACAACTGCAAACAGATCACCGGCCCAGCCCTGTCCATGtaaaggaggagcagagagactaCCACCACCAGGGGCCCAGCCCTGTCCATGtacaggaggagcagagagactaCCACCACCAGGGGCCCAGCCCTAAAAAGATACGTCTCTGCACAGAGCTGGCTGAGAGCCTGAACAATGGCAGCCCTCAGAGGGCAGTGGTGGACAGTGGAGGCAGCTACAGCTACAGCAGCCTGGTTCACAGCCTGGTCCATAAGCAGATACAGGAGGAGCCTGACTACCACAAGGCCCTGAGGGGCCCTAAAGTGGAAGAGACCCCAGCCAGGAGCCCCAGCAGTGAAGCTCTCCTCCCTAGGGAGAGCCGGGGCTTCAATGTGCTCAAACAGCTGCTCTTGTCTGACAACTGTCTGAAGGAGCTGTCCCAGCATCCCCGGGGGGGACCCAGTCCCTCTGTCCTGCAGGCCAACGGTAAAGCCAATGGTAGCGTCCTTAACCTCAATCAGCCGGGCTACAATCACCACAACCTCCTCAACCTCCCTACCCTGCCCTGGCACCACCCCAACCCCCATAACTCCCTCAGTTCAGGGCCTCCCacccacctcagaccacagcCAACAACCCCCCCAACAGGGGACAGCAGCCAACGCTCCCCCTGGGGGCGCCACACTGCCCTCCCACCCCACCAGGACTCGCCCAAACGGGACCCCACTCCAGTGAAACGGGAGCCGGAGAGTCCAGGGCGGTGGGCAGGTCGGGACCGGGAGGAGGAGGGCTCTGATTCGAGCCCAGACTCCCCCCGGCTGACCCGCTCCAACCCCATCCTATACTACATGCTGCAGAAAGGCAGTGCTCAgctgaggagggaggggagggaccaGGCAGAGGGGACCCAGGGGTCAGTGCCAGGGGGGGTGAGGGTGAAGGAGGAGCCGGGTACTAACAGCAATGATGCCTACAACCACAGACTGagctccaccaccacctccacccagcactcctccctgtcccctccctacAACAACGACAAGCACAGTCACAAGAACTATAGGCTGAGTGACTCATCTGATAAATGGTAG